The Nitrosococcus watsonii C-113 genome includes the window ACCGCCCTGGCTTTTTCCACTACATGCTTCATATCCCAAGGGGCCAAAAACTGCCCTTTTTTGATGTTGACGGGCCGTCCCTGGCGGGCAACGTTCTGAATGAAATTGGTCTGCCGGCAGAGAAAAGCTGGAGTCTGCAACACATCCACGACTGCTGCGACCTCCTGTAACGGCGTATCCTCATGAACATCAGTCAACACCGGTACCCTAAGGGTTGCTTTAACCTTCTCCAAAATACCCAAACCCGCTTCCATGCCAAGCCCACGAAAACTTTCCACGGCAGTTCGATTAGCTTTATCAAAGGAGGATTTATAAATAAAGGGAATGTCTAGGCGCTCTGTCATTTCCTTCAGTCTGCCGGCCGTATCCAAGGCCAGTTGCTCACTCTCAATCACACAGGGACCTGCAATCAGAAACAAGGCCCGCTCTAAACCCACCTCAAACCCGCATAATTCCATACTTTTAACTATCCTTGCTAGACTTTAACGTTACCCGGCGGCGATGCTCAGCGGCAGCACGAATGAAACTGTTAAAAAGAGGGTGGCCGTCACGGGGGGTTGAAGTGAATTCGGGATGGAATTGGCAGGCAACAAACCACGGGTGATGAGAAATTTCCACCATCTCCACCAAGTTTCCATCAAAAGAAGTGCCAGCCATCACCAAACCCGCCCCTTCTAACAGCTCCCGATAATCATTATTAAACTCATAACGATGCCGATGCCGTTCAGTAATTCTCTCTTGGCCGTATAAAGCTGCTGCCCGGCTCCCAGGTAATAACTCACATTCATAATTGCCAAGGCGCATCGTGCCGCCCAAACCCATCTGCTCATCACGCCGTTCAATACTTCCATCCGCCCGCCGCCATTCCGTAATTAAGGCAATCACCGGGTCCGGGGTATGCTCGCTGAATTCAGTACTGTGGGCATCTTTCATGCCCGCCTGATGGCGGGCAAACTCAATCACCGCCACCTGCATGCCAAGGCAAATCCCCAAATAGGGCACACCATTTTCTCTGGCATACTGGACTGCCTCTATCATGCCTTCAACGCCGCGTTCGCCAAAACCACCAGGGATGAGAATGGCATCTGCAGATTCCAATCCCCCAGTACCTTGAACTTCGATTTCTTCAGAATCCAGATAAGTAATATTCACCCGGGTGCGGGTATGTATTCCTCCATGAATCAACGCTTCGGAAAGGGATTTATAGGCCTCCCTATGGTCCACATACTTACCCACCAGAGTCACAGTCACTTCGGTATGAGGATGTTCCAAACTATCAATCACTTGCCGCCATTCCGCCAGGTTAGCCGGACCTGTGTCAAGGCCCAGTTGCTCCACCACAATTTCATCTAGTCTCTGGGCATACAGCTCAAGGGGGATCTTATAAATACTGTCCACATCCACCGCTGAAATTACCGCCCGCTCGGGTACACTGGTAAATAAAGCGATCTTGCGCCGCTCTGACTCTGGTAAGGGATGCTCCAAACGGCATACCAAAACATCCGGCTGGATACCAATGGATCGCAACTCCTTTACCGAATGTTGGGTTGGCTTGGTCTTAAGCTCCCCCGCGGAGCGGATAAAAGGAATTAAAGTCAAGTGCATAAAAAGCGTTTGTTCCCGGCCTAACTCTACCCCCATCTGGCGGATAGCTTCTAGAAAAGGCAGGGATTCGATATCCCCCACCGTGCCGCCGATTTCTACTAGCACCACCTGAGCATTATCCGCGCCCGCGCAAATACAACGCTTAATTTCATCCGTAATATGGGGAATAACCTGAACTGTATTGCCAAGATAGGCTCCCCGACGCTCCTGGGCAATGACATTCTCGTAAATTCGACCTGTCGTATAATTGTTACGCCGGGACATAGTCATACGCACAAAACGTTCGTAATGGCCCAAATCGAGATCGGTCTCCGCACCATCCCCGGTAACAAACACTTCCCCATGCTGATAAGGACTCATGGTGCCCGGATCCACATTAATATAGGGATCAAGCTTAACCAAGGTAACCGCAAGTCCGCGTGCCTCAAGAAGGGCGCCAAGGGAAGCGGAGGTAATACCCTTGCCCAAGGAAGATACAACACCGCCAGTGACAAAGATAAACTTAGTCATCAAAATATTGAGGAATTAAAGATGATGGGAGTAACTGCAGAACAACTGCATAAACTAACAGAATCCCCACTTTTCCTCAATGCCAGGAATTTTAAAGAATCCATTCGATAACGACACCCGCTTCCCCAGGCGCGGCAGCAAAATCCCCATCAACGCCAATTCCAACTACCAAGGCAAGCTTATCGTCCACATAGACCATCGGAATGCGGCTCCGTTGCCAGGGGGGAATCCCCCGCTCTTGGAGAATTTTTTTCAAAGAGCAACGATAACCCCGCTCTACCAAGCGAATACGTTCCCCACCCTGGCGGAAGCGAATGGTCATGGGATTTTGCTGCAGCCGCATTGCATCCAAACCCAGCCCCCGGGTCCGTTTAGGAACCAATACCCCGCCAACCCCAGCAGGCAACGCCAAAGGCTCGACTCCCTCCCAAACCAAAACCTCCGCCGCATCATGGGGAGGCAGAGGTTTCTGGGCATATAGGCGGTCGCGGTAACGCCGAACCTCTGTTCCCGGCCAAGCAACCAGAGGCTGGGCATCCTCGGGAGCAAGCAAGACTTCCTCCAGAATACGCTGTAAATGAATGCTATCAGGAAGAGGCAGTTGCATCTGTTTAAACCAATAGCGCAGGGAATTGCGCCGCTGGGGCGGCGCTAACGCTTGGAGCGCCTGCACTGAAAGTCCCTGTTTATCGGCGCTAACTGCAACCAGTTCCCGTTGGGCCTGTTGGTCGAGCAACCAAGCGGCGTCAGCCTGATGAAGCGCGGCCCGAGACAGGGTCCGGCCTAACCCTGGCCAACGCTGCCATAGTAAGGGTAAAATTTTATGGCGCAGGTAATTACGATCAAACTCGAGATCAAAATTACTGGGATCTTCAACCCAAACCAAACCCTCCTGTTCCGCATAGATCTTTAATTCAGATCGGGAGAAAGAAAGTAAAGGACGCAGTAATCGGCCCTGCCCAAACGGCGCCGCTTTTGCCATGGCCGCCAACCCAGCAGGTCCTCCCCCTCGCAGAAGTTGCAGCAAGAGGGTTTCGACTTGATCATCCTGGTGCTGAGCGGTTAGCAGGCATTCTCCACGGGCTATCCGACTCCGAAGCGCGCCATAGCGGGCCTCACGAGCAGCTGCCTCGGGACTTTCTCCTTTTCTCGGATGGCCATTTACCTTGACCTCCTCATACCCAACCCCTAATGCAGCACAGCTTTCACGGCAATGGAGAGACCATTCTCCAGAGCGGGGGTGCAGCCCGTGATTTATGTGAATAGCGCTAATAAGGCTTCCCGGCAATTTAGGACCCAACTGCACCAAGCTATAAAGCAGCACTTGAGAATCCAGCCCGCCGCTATAGGCTACCCGATAACCGCGACAAGAAGATAATTGTTGGAGAATTTCAAGCAAATGGCCGGATGAAAACCCCATGTTGAGGGCTTATTCCTGGAATTGGCCATAATGTCTCAGCCGCTGCTGGCGCTGTTCCAATAATTTGTCCACAGGCAGCTCGCTTAAATAATCTAATTGCTCATTTAAAGCATGCTTAAGCTTCTCCGCCATGGCCTCCAGATTCCGATGGGCGCCCCCTAAAGGCTCATGAATAACACGATCAATGAGATCGAGATCTTTAAGCCGTTTCGAAGTAACCCCTAAAGTTTCCGCCGCATCTGGCGCTTTATCCGCGCTTTTCCATAAAATAGAAGCGCAGCCCTCAGGGGATATCACAGAATAGATACTGTACTCGAGCATGAAGATTCGATCACCTACGCCAATCGCAAGCGCCCCCCCCGAGCCCCCCTCTCCAATCACCGTTGCAATGATCGGAGTCTTTAACCCTGCCATCACATATAGATTACGGGCAATCGCCTCGCTTTGGCCCCGTTCCTCCGCATCAATACCTGGATAGGCACCCGGAGTATCAATGAAGGTCAACACTGGCAACTTAAAGCGTTCCGCTAACTGCATTAGCCGCAAAGCCTTACGGTAACCTTCAGGGCGGGGCATACCAAAATTACAGGCCACCTTTTCCTTGGTGCCCCGGCCTTTCTGATGCCCAATGACGACTACCGGCCTCCCTTCTAAGCGTGCCACCCCTCCCAGAATAGCCTTATCATCAGCAAAACTCCGATCACCATGGAGTTCCTCAAAACTGGTGAAAAGCTGATGGATATAATCCAGCGTATAGGGACGCTGGGGATGCCGGGCCAATTGCACAATCTGCCAATCGGTAAGAGAGCCAAAAATTGACTCGGTCAATGTCTTACTTTTAGCTTTGAGACGTTGAATTTCTTCCGAAATATTTAACTTGGCATCATCACCAACAAAGCGTAACTCCTCAATTTTAGCCTCAAGTTCAGCAATGGGTTGTTCAAAGTCTAGAAAATTCATTTTCATTTTAATTTCCATGGTACGAAGGCACTTAAAAATTGAAAAAACGGCAACGTTCCCTGCTTCATACCAATCATCTAGATCAGTTTTTTAGATACCGGCCACGGATACTTGATTGCGCCCGGCATGCTTGGATTGATACAGAGCTTGGTCCGCTACGGAAATAAGTTTAGTAGGCTCATCGCCGCGCTGGGGGATAAGAGTGGCCACCCCTAAGCTGACGGTGACTCGCAAATTATTTTGGGAAGCATACGAGTGAGGGATTTTCAGAATTTCTACCGCCTGGCGCAAGCTTTCAGCTATATTGCTAGCGCCCTTG containing:
- a CDS encoding CTP synthase encodes the protein MTKFIFVTGGVVSSLGKGITSASLGALLEARGLAVTLVKLDPYINVDPGTMSPYQHGEVFVTGDGAETDLDLGHYERFVRMTMSRRNNYTTGRIYENVIAQERRGAYLGNTVQVIPHITDEIKRCICAGADNAQVVLVEIGGTVGDIESLPFLEAIRQMGVELGREQTLFMHLTLIPFIRSAGELKTKPTQHSVKELRSIGIQPDVLVCRLEHPLPESERRKIALFTSVPERAVISAVDVDSIYKIPLELYAQRLDEIVVEQLGLDTGPANLAEWRQVIDSLEHPHTEVTVTLVGKYVDHREAYKSLSEALIHGGIHTRTRVNITYLDSEEIEVQGTGGLESADAILIPGGFGERGVEGMIEAVQYARENGVPYLGICLGMQVAVIEFARHQAGMKDAHSTEFSEHTPDPVIALITEWRRADGSIERRDEQMGLGGTMRLGNYECELLPGSRAAALYGQERITERHRHRYEFNNDYRELLEGAGLVMAGTSFDGNLVEMVEISHHPWFVACQFHPEFTSTPRDGHPLFNSFIRAAAEHRRRVTLKSSKDS
- the tilS gene encoding tRNA lysidine(34) synthetase TilS: MGFSSGHLLEILQQLSSCRGYRVAYSGGLDSQVLLYSLVQLGPKLPGSLISAIHINHGLHPRSGEWSLHCRESCAALGVGYEEVKVNGHPRKGESPEAAAREARYGALRSRIARGECLLTAQHQDDQVETLLLQLLRGGGPAGLAAMAKAAPFGQGRLLRPLLSFSRSELKIYAEQEGLVWVEDPSNFDLEFDRNYLRHKILPLLWQRWPGLGRTLSRAALHQADAAWLLDQQAQRELVAVSADKQGLSVQALQALAPPQRRNSLRYWFKQMQLPLPDSIHLQRILEEVLLAPEDAQPLVAWPGTEVRRYRDRLYAQKPLPPHDAAEVLVWEGVEPLALPAGVGGVLVPKRTRGLGLDAMRLQQNPMTIRFRQGGERIRLVERGYRCSLKKILQERGIPPWQRSRIPMVYVDDKLALVVGIGVDGDFAAAPGEAGVVIEWIL
- a CDS encoding acetyl-CoA carboxylase carboxyltransferase subunit alpha — its product is MKMNFLDFEQPIAELEAKIEELRFVGDDAKLNISEEIQRLKAKSKTLTESIFGSLTDWQIVQLARHPQRPYTLDYIHQLFTSFEELHGDRSFADDKAILGGVARLEGRPVVVIGHQKGRGTKEKVACNFGMPRPEGYRKALRLMQLAERFKLPVLTFIDTPGAYPGIDAEERGQSEAIARNLYVMAGLKTPIIATVIGEGGSGGALAIGVGDRIFMLEYSIYSVISPEGCASILWKSADKAPDAAETLGVTSKRLKDLDLIDRVIHEPLGGAHRNLEAMAEKLKHALNEQLDYLSELPVDKLLEQRQQRLRHYGQFQE
- the kdsA gene encoding 3-deoxy-8-phosphooctulonate synthase — its product is MELCGFEVGLERALFLIAGPCVIESEQLALDTAGRLKEMTERLDIPFIYKSSFDKANRTAVESFRGLGMEAGLGILEKVKATLRVPVLTDVHEDTPLQEVAAVVDVLQTPAFLCRQTNFIQNVARQGRPVNIKKGQFLAPWDMKHVVEKARAVGNQQIMVCERGVSFGYNTLVSDMRSLAVMRDTGCPVVFDATHSVQQPGGKGGCSGGQREWVPVLARAAVAAGVAGVFMETHPDPERALSDGPNAWPLGAMEKLLETLSTIDKTVKTDGFLEAEYR